A part of Ursus arctos isolate Adak ecotype North America chromosome X, UrsArc2.0, whole genome shotgun sequence genomic DNA contains:
- the PDZD11 gene encoding PDZ domain-containing protein 11, with protein MDSRIPYDDYPVVFLPAYENPPAWIPPHERVYHPDYNNELTQFLPRIVTLKKPPGAQLGFNIRGGKASQLGIFISKVIPDSDAHRAGLQEGDQVLAVNDVDFQDIEHSKAVEILKTAREISMRVRFFPYNYHRQKERTVH; from the exons ATGGACAGCCGGATTCCTTATGATGACTACCCGGTGGTTTTCCTGCCTGCCTATGAGAATCCCCCAGCATGGATTCCTCCTCATGAG AGGGTATATCACCCAGACTACAACAATGAGTTGACCCAGTTTCTGCCCCGAATCGTCACACTGAAGAAGCCCCCTGGAGCTCAG TTGGGATTTAATATCCGAGGAGGAAAGGCCTCCCAGCTAGGCATCTTTATCTCTAAG GTGATTCCCGACTCAGATGCACATCGGGCAGGACTTCAGGAAGGGGACCAAGTCCTAGCTGTGAATGATGTGGATTTCCAAGACATTGAGCACAGCAAG GCTGTTGAGATTCTGAAGACAGCCCGCGAAATAAGTATGCGTGTTCGCTTCTTTCCCTACA aTTATCATCGTCAAAAAGAGAGGACTGTACACTAG